AATCTTGCAATCGTGCTCGGTATTAACTTGGTCTTTGGTGTTGTTTTTTCAGGTATTGATAATTTCGCTCATTTAGGCGGACTTTTTGGCGGCGCTGTCAGCAGTGCGCTTCTCCTTTTCTTGCAGCGTCAAAGACAAAATTTACATTGAATGCTTTCGTTTAATTGGGGGAGAATAGATTCAAGCTCACAGATCTTAGCAAGGTGGTTTTTATTTAATTGCCATCGATAGTTAAGATTATGTGAGCTTTTGATGTTTTGGATCTTATCAACTTGAAAACATATGGTAAAATAGAAGCAGAGCATCATGACAGGAAAGGAACAACACCGTGAAAAAAACGAAGCAGTATTTTTACCGGGAGTGGGTTATCTATGGCCTGCTCATCGGTTTGAGCGTCTTAATATTAGGAAGACTGTTTTACCTCCAGGTTATCAATTCCGCAGAGTTAAAGGCCAGAGGTGCAGATTTCCAGGCGATAAGACAGACCATGCTTTATGAGCGGGGAACCATTATGGATGCACAGGGCAATGTGCTGGCGAAAAGTGTACCGGTGAAGGATGTCTATGCCGATCCGAGAATGCTGGATACATCCATTGCCAAGGATAAAACGCTGACAAGCGAGCAAATATTACAAAAAAAAGAGAAAATTGCTGAAAATATTGCGGCCATTTTGGGGGAAGATAAAAATGATATTCTTACCCTGCTGCGAAAAGACTTGGCATGGGTCAGCCTGAAACGGCAGGTAGATATCAGTACGGTGGAAAAAATTAAAGAACTTGATATTCAAGGGATCGGCTTCAGTGATAATTATAAAAGAAGCTATCCGGCAGGGGAGATGGGAGCGGCTATACTTGGTATCGTCAATATGGCTGGAGACGGGGTTGAAGGTCTGGAGTATTCCTACAACGCCGAGCTTAAAGGGGAAGCAAATTTAGAGAATCCGGTAGAAACGGATCAAAACAATGAGATTCAGGATAATGTACAGTCAGGGGACAATTTAACCCTGACCCTCGATTCCACCATTCAGCATCTCATTGAACACGAACTGGATGATATTGTCGCAGAAACCAAGCCACAGAGAGCCGTTATCCTGGCCATGGATCCCAAGACCGGCAAAATACTCGGTATGGGCTCCAGACCGTCCTATGATCCGAGCAACTATGCCTCCACCAAACCGGATCAAAGGAAAAACCTGGCCATCAGCATGATTTATGAACCCGGGTCTACGTTTAAAATCATCACCGGATCGGCAGCACTCGAAGAAAATGCCATTAATACGATCCAGCTCTTCAAAGATCCGGGCTATTGGGTTGTCGGGGGCCGCAGGATCACAAACTGGGATTCCGACAGAAAGGCGCATGGCAACATTACTTTCGTCGATGGCATGAAGCTGTCTTCCAACGTTGTACTTGCCCAGGTCGGACAAAAACTAGGCAGAGACCTATTCTATACATACTTAAAGTCTTTTGGCTTCGGAAGTCTGACAGATATTGATATTTCCGGTGAAGAAAGGGGCCTATTGATTGACAAGAGCAGGGTCAAAAGCCTTGAACTGGCGACCATGTCGTTCGGTCAGGCCAACCTTGTCACCCCGATCCAGCTCTTAACGGCGATCTGTGCGGTGGCCAACGGAGGCCAGCTCATGCAGCCGTATATTGTAGAAAACATTAAGAATAAGGATGGGGAGATCGTCAGTAAAACCCAGCCGAAGGTTGTCCGTCAGGTTATTTCCGAGACAACCAGCAAGACCATGAGCGATATCCTCGTGAGTGTCGTCGACAGCGGTACAGGAAGCCGGGCAAAAATTCCCGGAATTAAAGTTGCCGGCAAAACCGGAACCGCCCAGAAAATTGATCCGAAAACCGGAAAGTACTCGGATACCGATTATATCGTCTCTTTTGTCGGCTATGCGCCGGCTGACGATCCGAAGATTGCAGTATTGGTCGTTATTGATACGCCGCATGCTCCGGTCGTCCAGGGGGGAACACTCGGTGGACCGCGCGTTAAAAATATTATCGAGGGCACTTTGCAATACTATGGTGTGCCGGTTTCCGCTGAGACCCCGAGTGATCTTACCAAGGTTGACCCTGACGCTCTGGTGGAGGAAGCGGCTGCGAAAAATGGTAATACAGCAGCAGACAAGAACAGTACCCCTGCCAGGCAGGCCGGGGAAGGCGAAGTGCTTGTACCTGATCTGAAAGGACTGACCATCAGACAAGCCGGCGAATTACTAGGAAAACTGGATTTGCGCTATGAATTCGGCGGCAGCGGACTCGCCTATAAACAGTCACCGGAGGCCGGCAAAGTTGTCAATCGGGGAGATACGATCGAAGTTCTGTTTGGGACAGGTAAGTAGCTTCGATTGAGGGATAACAGGGTACTAAGGAAAGGAAGATGCACGTGTTAAGGAATTCCTTCGAGCTTGCGCGGGAACTTACCTGTTCGTTGACGGAAATGACAGGTGTTTCCGGATATGAACAGGGCTTAAAAACAACACTTCAGGATATTTTTGCGCCACTCTCAGCAGAGACTTTCTCTGATTTTATCGGCAACTTCTATGCGGTTAAAAAAGGAGAGCACAGCGGGAAACATTCCGTAATGCTTGCTGCGCATATCGACGAGATCGGGTTGATGATCACCCATATTGATGAAAGAGGATTTTTACACTTTGCCACGCTCGGCGGAATTGACCAGAGAACCTTGCTTTACCAGGAAATCCTGGTACACGGAAAGGAAGATCTGCGTGGCGTAGTTTGCCTGGGATCTTCCCACAAGGACAGCAAAAAGCGGCAGACTCTCGATATAGAGGATCTGGTGATCGATATCGGTTTTAATGATGCAGCGGCAGTTCAAATGGTCAAACCGGGAGATATCGCCAGCATCAAAAGGTGCCCGCTGCGTCTGCTCAACGACAGAATATCCGGCAAAGCACTTGACGACAGAGCTGGAGTCGCCGTACTGGCGGTATGCCTGAACGAACTGATGGGTATGAAACATCAGCATGATGTGGTAGCAGTCGCTACGGTTCAGGAAGAAGTGGGTTTAAGAGGAGGACTTACCAGCTCGGAGCGACTTCTGCCGTCGCTGGCAGTTGCCGTTGATGTGACGCATGCCCAAACGCTGGATACCAAAAGTCAGGTTTCCGCTGAACTGGCGAAAGGACCGGTGATTAGTCTCGGCCCGAATATTCATCCCTGGGTCTACGCCAGGCTCTCCGACAGTGCGCAGCAGAACAGGATTGCCTGTCAGCGGCAGGCGATTCCAGGGGCGACAGGCACCGATGCCAGAGTGATTCAGTTGACCGGTTATGGCATACCGACCGGGTTGGTGTCCATACCTCTCCGGTATATGCATACATCCGTCGAGACGGCCTCGCTGCAGGATATTGTTGAATGCGGCAAGCTGCTGGCGTATTTCATTGCGTCGTTGCCGGAAGAATTGGAGGAAATCTAACATGCTGTTAAAAGAATTATCTGAGCTTAACGGCGTATCCGGAAATGAGAAACCGGTCAGGGACTTTATTCTGGCGCATCTTAAAGACCGACTCCAAGACAATTTGAATTCGTGCAGGACGGATCAGATCGGAAATCTACTGATAGAGAGAAAAGGGGTCGGCAAAGGATCCGGTGAAAATCTGCCAAAAGTCCTGGTCTGTGCCCATATGGATGAAATCG
This portion of the Dehalobacter sp. genome encodes:
- a CDS encoding penicillin-binding transpeptidase domain-containing protein, whose protein sequence is MKKTKQYFYREWVIYGLLIGLSVLILGRLFYLQVINSAELKARGADFQAIRQTMLYERGTIMDAQGNVLAKSVPVKDVYADPRMLDTSIAKDKTLTSEQILQKKEKIAENIAAILGEDKNDILTLLRKDLAWVSLKRQVDISTVEKIKELDIQGIGFSDNYKRSYPAGEMGAAILGIVNMAGDGVEGLEYSYNAELKGEANLENPVETDQNNEIQDNVQSGDNLTLTLDSTIQHLIEHELDDIVAETKPQRAVILAMDPKTGKILGMGSRPSYDPSNYASTKPDQRKNLAISMIYEPGSTFKIITGSAALEENAINTIQLFKDPGYWVVGGRRITNWDSDRKAHGNITFVDGMKLSSNVVLAQVGQKLGRDLFYTYLKSFGFGSLTDIDISGEERGLLIDKSRVKSLELATMSFGQANLVTPIQLLTAICAVANGGQLMQPYIVENIKNKDGEIVSKTQPKVVRQVISETTSKTMSDILVSVVDSGTGSRAKIPGIKVAGKTGTAQKIDPKTGKYSDTDYIVSFVGYAPADDPKIAVLVVIDTPHAPVVQGGTLGGPRVKNIIEGTLQYYGVPVSAETPSDLTKVDPDALVEEAAAKNGNTAADKNSTPARQAGEGEVLVPDLKGLTIRQAGELLGKLDLRYEFGGSGLAYKQSPEAGKVVNRGDTIEVLFGTGK
- a CDS encoding M20/M25/M40 family metallo-hydrolase; amino-acid sequence: MHVLRNSFELARELTCSLTEMTGVSGYEQGLKTTLQDIFAPLSAETFSDFIGNFYAVKKGEHSGKHSVMLAAHIDEIGLMITHIDERGFLHFATLGGIDQRTLLYQEILVHGKEDLRGVVCLGSSHKDSKKRQTLDIEDLVIDIGFNDAAAVQMVKPGDIASIKRCPLRLLNDRISGKALDDRAGVAVLAVCLNELMGMKHQHDVVAVATVQEEVGLRGGLTSSERLLPSLAVAVDVTHAQTLDTKSQVSAELAKGPVISLGPNIHPWVYARLSDSAQQNRIACQRQAIPGATGTDARVIQLTGYGIPTGLVSIPLRYMHTSVETASLQDIVECGKLLAYFIASLPEELEEI